In Leptotrichia buccalis C-1013-b, the genomic window AAATTGTCAAATCAGAAAATTGAGGAGCTGGAACTTGGGGCTAGGATTGATGTGTCGGAAATTAAGAAAAATCCAGTAGACTTTGCACTTTGGAAAAAAAAGAAGGATGGAGAGCCGTTTTGGGAATCGCCTTGGGGACAGGGACGTCCTGGATGGCATATAGAATGTAGTGCGATGGCAAAAAAATATCTTGGGGATACATTTGATATTCACGGTGGCGGACAGGATTTAGTTTTCCCGCATCATGAAAATGAAATTGCCCAAAGCAAGTGTGCTTATCACGGAAATTTTGCAAATTACTGGCTTCATAACGGATTTATTCAGATAAATGGCGACAAGATGTCAAAATCGCTAGGAAATTTCTTTTTGCTTCGGGAAATACTTGAAAAATTTTCTGGGAATGTAATAAGACTTTTTATTCTTAGCACTCATTACAGAAAGCCGATTAACTTTTCATTCGAGAACATGGAGGATACGAAAAAGGCATTGCAAAATATTATAAAATCAATGAATAAATTTGAAAATATTGTTGAAAAATATAAGAATGAAAAAATAGAAAATGTTAAAAATTCAGAGTTTTCTCAAAAAATTGATGAATTTGATAAAAAATTTGAAGAGGCAATGGCTGAGGATATGAACACACCGCAGGCACTAGCGACTATTTTTGACCAAATTAGGGAAACAAATAAATTTATTTCCACAAATGAAAGTGAGTTTTCCACAATTTATTATGAAATAAAAAAATCTTATGATTCTTTGAAGGCAAAAATAGAAAATGTGTTTGGAATAGCGATTGAAGTAGAAAATGCTGTGAAGGAGGAAGATGGAGAAAATATGGAATTGACAAAAAAATTAATTGAATTGCTGATAAAATTACGAAGTGAGGCAAGAAGCGAGAAAAATTTCAAGTTATCTGATGAAATTCGGGATGAATTGAAGGTGCTTGGAGTGGAAATTAAGGATAATAAGGATGGAAGTACAGATTATAATTTATTGTAATTTTTGATTTAAAAAGAGGGAAAAAATGAAAAATATTTTAGTAGGAGTTACAGGGGGAATTGCGGCATATAAATCGGCTGGAATTGTATCGCTTTTGAAAAAGAAAGGATATAATGTGAAAGTTGTGATGACTGAAAATGCTACAAAAATCATTGGACCTTTGACTCTTGAAACTTTATCAAGAAATAGGATTTATGTGGATATGTGGGATAGTAATCCGCATTATGAAGTGGAGCATATTTCACTTGCGGATTGGGCGGATGTGGTTTTGATTGCACCTGCGACTTATAATATAATTGGAAAAGTTGCAAATGGGATTGCAGACGATATGCTTACGACAATCCTTTCTGCTGTTTCGGTAAGAAAGCCAGTATTTTTTGCTTTGGCAATGAATGTGAATATGTATGAAAATCCGATTTTAAAAGAGAATATTGATAAACTGAAATCTTTTGGTTATAGGTTTATTGATGCAGAAGAAGGATTACTTGCTTGCAATTATAGTGCGAAGGGGAGAATGAGCGAGCCAGAAAATATTGTCGATGAAATAGAAAGATACAGTATTTTTTCAAAATTTGAGAATTTTGATATAGTCTTGAAAAATAAGAAAATTCTTATAACAAGCGGAAGAACAAAGGAAAATATTGATCCTGTCAGATATTTGTCAAATAATTCAAGTGGAAAAATGGGATATTCACTTGCTCAGGCGGCTGTTGATTTGGGAGCAGAAGTAACTTTAATTAGTGGGCCTACGAATTTGAAAGTTCCAAATGGACTTGAAAAATTTATTTTTGTAGAATCGGCATTGGAAATGTATGAGAAAGTGGATGAATATTTTAAAAATACTGATATTTTCATAGCTTGTGCGGCAGTTGCTGATTACAGACCAAAGGAATACAAAAAGGAAAAAATAAAGAAATCTGACTCAGATTTTGTTATAGAATTGGTTAGAAATCCTGATATTTTATTAGAGATGAGTAAGAAGAAGGAAAAACAGCTATTAGTTGGATTTGCCGCAGAAACTAATGAGATAAGGGAAAATGCCTTAAAAAAGCTGGAAAAGAAAAATTTGGATATTATAGTAGCAAATAATGCGTCTGTAATGGGCAGCGATGAAAATGTGATTGAGATTATTAAAAAAGATAGGACTTCGGTGGAAATTAGTCAGAAAAGTAAGGTGGAGCTGGCTTATGATATTTTGAGTGAAGTTATTTTTGAATTGGAAAAGAGATACTAATTTTTGAAAGAATTAGAAATCTTGATTTTAATAAACAATTTTAAAAATAAAGGCTATAAAAATTAAGTGATAACATATTTATACTGCAAGGGGTCAAGACCCCTTGTCAAAAAAGGAAGAACAAGTTATGAAATCTGAAAAGCAAAAAATAAAAAAAGTGTACATGCTGTATCATAGAGATAAAAAGAATGACGATAAATTGATAGGCTTTTTTTCAACAAAGGAAAAGGCATTAGAAATTGTTGATAAATGGAAAGAAATGAAAGGTTTTAGAGATTTTCCTGAAGGATTTAAAATTAG contains:
- the cysS gene encoding cysteine--tRNA ligase, whose translation is MKLYNTMTNKIEEFKTIEENKVKMYVCGPTVYNYIHLGNARPIVVFDTLARYFEHKGMEVEFVQNFTDVDDKIINKSMEEGTSASEVSEKYIKYFFEDISKLNILESVKRPKVTENMSEVIEIIQKLIDNGFAYEKDGDVYFEVKKYKDYGKLSNQKIEELELGARIDVSEIKKNPVDFALWKKKKDGEPFWESPWGQGRPGWHIECSAMAKKYLGDTFDIHGGGQDLVFPHHENEIAQSKCAYHGNFANYWLHNGFIQINGDKMSKSLGNFFLLREILEKFSGNVIRLFILSTHYRKPINFSFENMEDTKKALQNIIKSMNKFENIVEKYKNEKIENVKNSEFSQKIDEFDKKFEEAMAEDMNTPQALATIFDQIRETNKFISTNESEFSTIYYEIKKSYDSLKAKIENVFGIAIEVENAVKEEDGENMELTKKLIELLIKLRSEARSEKNFKLSDEIRDELKVLGVEIKDNKDGSTDYNLL
- the coaBC gene encoding bifunctional phosphopantothenoylcysteine decarboxylase/phosphopantothenate--cysteine ligase CoaBC: MKNILVGVTGGIAAYKSAGIVSLLKKKGYNVKVVMTENATKIIGPLTLETLSRNRIYVDMWDSNPHYEVEHISLADWADVVLIAPATYNIIGKVANGIADDMLTTILSAVSVRKPVFFALAMNVNMYENPILKENIDKLKSFGYRFIDAEEGLLACNYSAKGRMSEPENIVDEIERYSIFSKFENFDIVLKNKKILITSGRTKENIDPVRYLSNNSSGKMGYSLAQAAVDLGAEVTLISGPTNLKVPNGLEKFIFVESALEMYEKVDEYFKNTDIFIACAAVADYRPKEYKKEKIKKSDSDFVIELVRNPDILLEMSKKKEKQLLVGFAAETNEIRENALKKLEKKNLDIIVANNASVMGSDENVIEIIKKDRTSVEISQKSKVELAYDILSEVIFELEKRY
- a CDS encoding DUF7336 domain-containing protein; translated protein: MSKKEEQVMKSEKQKIKKVYMLYHRDKKNDDKLIGFFSTKEKALEIVDKWKEMKGFRDFPEGFKIRTMIIGKDYCTKGFKSKSLK